A stretch of Paenibacillus peoriae DNA encodes these proteins:
- a CDS encoding sugar transferase codes for MSSSRSNEVEVRGASVDVYSVAHGLERRQGWNVYPFVKRSMDIILSFIGIIVLCPVFLLVILLIKLEDPKGSAIFYQVRIGKNERPFRMIKFRSMVSDAEARLSALLVENEIEGAMFKMRDDPRITRVGRFLRRTSIDELPQLFNVLRGQMSLVGPRPPLPREVHDYTVRDKLRLTVTPGCTGLWQISGRNHLSFNQMVELDLEYISRRSFRTDMIIMLKTFRVLLGSKDAY; via the coding sequence GTGTCTTCTTCCCGCTCGAATGAGGTCGAAGTGCGGGGTGCGTCAGTGGATGTTTATTCGGTCGCTCATGGGCTTGAACGGCGGCAAGGATGGAACGTATACCCGTTCGTGAAGCGAAGCATGGACATTATATTGTCTTTCATTGGAATCATCGTGCTATGCCCGGTATTTCTGCTTGTCATTTTGCTGATTAAGCTGGAGGACCCCAAAGGAAGTGCAATATTTTATCAAGTACGTATTGGAAAAAATGAGCGGCCGTTTCGCATGATCAAATTTCGTTCCATGGTGTCTGATGCCGAAGCCAGATTATCTGCACTGCTGGTGGAAAATGAAATTGAGGGTGCGATGTTCAAAATGCGGGACGATCCCCGAATTACCCGTGTGGGTCGCTTTCTTCGCAGAACGAGCATCGACGAGTTGCCACAACTGTTCAATGTACTGCGTGGGCAGATGAGTCTGGTAGGACCCAGACCCCCATTGCCAAGAGAGGTCCATGATTACACAGTGAGGGATAAGCTGCGTCTGACGGTTACACCGGGCTGCACTGGTTTATGGCAGATCAGCGGCCGTAATCATCTAAGCTTTAACCAGATGGTAGAACTGGATTTGGAGTACATATCCAGACGCAGTTTCCGCACAGATATGATTATTATGCTGAAAACATTTCGTGTGCTGCTAGGCTCCAAGGATGCGTATTAA
- the fcl gene encoding GDP-L-fucose synthase: MDLHSNIYVAGHHGLVGSAIVRALQEEGYRHIITRTSRELDLRNKEAVDHFFETEPVDYVFLAAAKVGGILANNEYPADFIRDNLLIQTNVIDAAYRANVSKLLFLGSTCIYPKFAPQPLREEYLLTGELEPTNEAYAIAKIAGIKMCQSYNRQYGTRFISVMPTNLYGPGDNFDLQTSHVLPALIRKFHEAKLNQSPTVEVWGSGTPRREFLHSDDLAEACLFLMNNYEGNEIVNIGVGEDISIRELAERVKNVVGYEGEITFNTSAPDGTPRKLVDVSRISGLGWSARISLEEGLKSVYQAFQGLDLVEQ; this comes from the coding sequence ATGGATCTTCATTCCAACATATATGTAGCAGGGCATCACGGACTGGTGGGTTCCGCTATTGTCCGAGCGCTTCAGGAAGAGGGTTACCGTCATATTATTACTCGCACAAGCCGTGAGCTGGATCTACGTAATAAAGAGGCAGTAGATCATTTTTTTGAAACAGAGCCTGTGGATTATGTATTTTTGGCAGCGGCCAAGGTTGGTGGGATTTTGGCGAATAACGAATATCCGGCTGATTTTATCCGTGACAATCTGCTTATACAAACAAATGTGATTGATGCGGCATACCGGGCAAATGTAAGTAAGCTATTATTCCTAGGTTCTACCTGTATCTATCCTAAATTTGCTCCGCAGCCGTTACGGGAAGAATATCTGCTCACGGGTGAACTGGAGCCTACTAATGAGGCCTATGCGATTGCTAAAATTGCCGGGATTAAAATGTGTCAGTCTTACAACCGTCAGTATGGAACCCGGTTTATTTCTGTGATGCCGACGAATTTATACGGTCCGGGCGACAATTTTGATCTCCAGACTTCTCATGTGTTGCCTGCGCTCATCCGCAAGTTTCATGAAGCCAAGCTGAATCAATCTCCGACTGTAGAAGTATGGGGTTCTGGTACGCCGCGGCGAGAATTTCTTCATTCTGATGATTTGGCTGAAGCCTGTCTATTCCTAATGAACAATTATGAGGGAAATGAAATTGTAAATATCGGCGTAGGTGAGGATATCTCCATTCGTGAGCTGGCTGAGCGAGTGAAGAATGTAGTCGGCTATGAGGGAGAAATTACCTTTAACACCTCCGCTCCTGATGGAACGCCGCGTAAGTTGGTAGATGTATCCCGAATTTCCGGGCTGGGCTGGTCGGCGCGTATTTCACTAGAAGAGGGATTAAAGTCTGTGTATCAGGCATTTCAAGGTCTGGATCTGGTTGAACAATAA
- a CDS encoding CpsD/CapB family tyrosine-protein kinase, producing the protein MPRLINNQLVTSLHAQSSVSEEYRMLRTNIQFSSIDEPIEVMMVASAQAGEGRTVTISNLAVTYAQEGKKVLIMDMDLRRSSLHHMFGLRNHTGLTRVLANQQAWQDVVQETGIDHLHAITAGPNPPNPSEMLSSRRMNALLVELKEHYDVILMDTPPLLSFPDGFIISAMCDGVILVVQAGKVKKDVVKKAKANLERVKARILGVVLNNVKRSNTRVERGMEERNLT; encoded by the coding sequence ATGCCGCGATTAATCAATAATCAGCTCGTTACATCCCTACATGCTCAGTCTTCCGTTTCGGAGGAGTACCGCATGCTTCGCACTAACATCCAGTTTTCTTCTATAGACGAGCCGATTGAGGTTATGATGGTGGCGTCCGCTCAGGCGGGTGAAGGCAGAACGGTCACAATTAGCAATTTGGCTGTAACCTATGCGCAAGAGGGGAAAAAGGTGCTGATTATGGATATGGATCTGCGCCGTTCCTCCTTGCACCATATGTTTGGTTTGCGTAATCATACAGGGCTGACACGGGTGCTTGCCAATCAACAGGCATGGCAGGATGTGGTTCAAGAAACCGGGATTGACCATCTGCATGCAATTACAGCCGGACCGAACCCGCCCAATCCGTCCGAGATGCTCAGTTCCCGCAGAATGAATGCTCTGCTGGTTGAGCTGAAAGAACATTATGACGTGATCCTAATGGATACACCGCCGTTGCTGTCCTTTCCGGATGGCTTCATTATAAGCGCCATGTGTGACGGAGTCATTCTGGTGGTGCAGGCAGGGAAGGTCAAAAAGGATGTCGTCAAGAAAGCAAAAGCGAATTTGGAAAGAGTAAAGGCGCGCATTCTGGGCGTAGTACTTAATAATGTGAAGCGTTCGAATACCCGTGTCGAGCGGGGGATGGAGGAACGCAATCTGACATGA